A stretch of DNA from Candidatus Obscuribacterales bacterium:
GATTTAGTCGCTAGACTCAATTAAAGCGTCCTGTTAACCGTGAGTGATCTGTCGCTCAACCGTACGAAACCGATGATAGCCCCCAACTCTTGCATTCCTGTCCTAGTGCTGTTCTCGCCTGTCTTCGCCATCCAAGGAGCCAAGTATCGTGCTTGAGCTAGAGTGCCTGCCCTATGCTGTGGGACACGACACAGAAGGGGTTTGTCTGCTCGTCCGTATTGGCACCTATCGCATCTTGCTAGACTGTGGTCTGCAGGATGTTTCCCTGCTCAAAAGCCACGATGGTTCCTTACCCCCGGCTGATGCGGTGCTCTGTAGCCACGCCCATCAAGACCATGCTCGGGGATTGTTAGCGCTGCACCAGGCCTATCCCCAGCTTCCCATCTATGCCAGCGGCGTTACCGCTAAGCTGCTGCCTCTCAATTGGCCCGAGGAGCCGGAGGTTCCTGATTTTTGCCAACCTTTAGCGTGGCGATCGCCCTTTAGTCTCTACCCCGATCTCACGGTTGAACTCTGGCCCGCCGGCCATCTCCCCGGTGCCGCTGCTGCCCTGATTACTCACAAAACTCCCGAGCGCGACTATACCCTGATCTATACCGGGGATTATCTACTCTCCAGTTCCCGCCTTGTAGACGGGTTGCCCTTGGATGAACTGCGGGGACTGCGCCCGGATATTTTGATTACCGAAGGTAGCTATGGCACCTCTCGCCATCCCCACCGCCGCCAGCAGGAAAATCAACTTGCCGAACGCATCCATCGAGCGATCGCCCTCGGCCAATCGGTTCTTCTGCCCACCGAACCCCTAGGGCTAGGGCAAGAACTCCTGATGCTGCTGCGTAGCCATCACCATTTCACCGGGCGGGATATTGATATTTGGGTAGACGGCATGGTAGCTGCCGGATGTGATGCCTACCTGACCCTCATGCCCTACCTGCCCAGTACGGTGCAAAACTTTGCCCGCCACCAGCCCCTCTTTTGGGATACCCGCGTGCGTCCTAGGGTGCGGCGCTGGAGCCAACGGGATGAGCAAACCGACGCCTGGTATCAAACGCCCTGCATTGTGATTACGGATGACGTTGAGCGGGTGCTGAGCAGCCCCCAAGCGGCCACCCAGCGCTGGCTATTGCTGTTGACGGAACAACCAGGGCGATCGCCTCAGGATCTCTATCCATCGCTCATTGAGCACATGCCCCCCCAGTTTCAGTCCTTCATTCAATCAGGACAGTGGCTGGTAGACACCTACCTGCTCAGCGAACATTGCGACGGCCCGGGTACCGCTCAGCTAATCCACAACCTTCGCCCCCAGCATGTCATCTTCGTCCACGGAGCCCCTCAATACCTCACAG
This window harbors:
- a CDS encoding MBL fold metallo-hydrolase, whose translation is MLELECLPYAVGHDTEGVCLLVRIGTYRILLDCGLQDVSLLKSHDGSLPPADAVLCSHAHQDHARGLLALHQAYPQLPIYASGVTAKLLPLNWPEEPEVPDFCQPLAWRSPFSLYPDLTVELWPAGHLPGAAAALITHKTPERDYTLIYTGDYLLSSSRLVDGLPLDELRGLRPDILITEGSYGTSRHPHRRQQENQLAERIHRAIALGQSVLLPTEPLGLGQELLMLLRSHHHFTGRDIDIWVDGMVAAGCDAYLTLMPYLPSTVQNFARHQPLFWDTRVRPRVRRWSQRDEQTDAWYQTPCIVITDDVERVLSSPQAATQRWLLLLTEQPGRSPQDLYPSLIEHMPPQFQSFIQSGQWLVDTYLLSEHCDGPGTAQLIHNLRPQHVIFVHGAPQYLTDLTGLDELQSRYHLHCPTANSLVELPIGEMFHQPAPPDIRYEGELTELETIIMVTLPENMTHDPRWQHLADTGLVEARWQGDELVLRGVSQRELLSQGTEAAALSGLECCENCRFFRKQRCSGQNSPLFGFKVTPEGYCPAFEPRS